Proteins encoded in a region of the Methanoregula sp. genome:
- a CDS encoding 30S ribosomal protein S27ae — MAAPKKGAKAKGPQRGAHFKVEGDKITTAKKYCPRCGPGIMMADHKDRLTCGKCGYTEFRK, encoded by the coding sequence ATGGCAGCACCAAAGAAAGGAGCCAAGGCCAAGGGACCCCAGAGGGGTGCGCACTTCAAGGTTGAAGGCGACAAGATCACCACCGCAAAGAAATACTGCCCGCGCTGCGGACCCGGTATCATGATGGCGGACCACAAGGATCGCCTTACCTGCGGCAAGTGCGGATATACCGAATTCAGAAAATAA
- a CDS encoding bifunctional N(6)-L-threonylcarbamoyladenine synthase/serine/threonine protein kinase — MPVFGQILGIEGTAWNLSAALFDRDLITLASRPYSPATGGIHPREAAQHHASVMKELIGSVLTEPEKITGIAFSQGPGLGPCLRTVATAARSLALALEVPLIGVNHCVAHVEIGCFATGCRDPIVLYASGANTQVIGYLNGRYRIFGETLDIGIGNALDKFARSKNLPHPGGPIIEAQGKQGQYIELPYTVKGMDLAFSGLVSAAKDSKASMPDVCYSLQETAFAMCVEVVERAMSLAGKNEVLLVGGVGANRRLQEMLRIMCEDRGAQFFVPEQKYLGDNGAMIAYTGKMMLESGLITPIESSQVNPSFRSDEVAVTWKHDAPPAHVAVQPGNGTQKRGAEAVITFHDGLAEKRRVSKRYRVAALDKRLIAERTRAEARLIHTARKSGVPTPIMSDITADTIVMEEIQGTLLTHALHESTVMEAGRMVGRLHKAGIMHGDLTTSNLILRKGDRKCVLIDFGLAQATTEIEQRGVDIHVLFQTLESTAPEQADALKAVFIAGYTETFDGAADVIHREHEIELRGRYL; from the coding sequence ATGCCTGTTTTTGGGCAGATACTTGGGATTGAGGGCACAGCCTGGAACCTCAGTGCCGCTCTTTTTGATCGCGATCTTATCACGCTGGCTTCACGACCCTACAGCCCGGCAACGGGGGGCATTCACCCCCGGGAAGCAGCCCAGCATCACGCGTCAGTCATGAAGGAGCTGATAGGTTCGGTGCTCACCGAGCCTGAAAAAATAACCGGCATTGCTTTTTCCCAGGGGCCGGGGCTCGGTCCCTGCCTGCGGACGGTTGCAACAGCAGCCCGGTCCCTTGCGCTTGCACTTGAGGTTCCCCTGATAGGAGTCAATCACTGCGTTGCCCACGTTGAGATAGGTTGTTTTGCTACCGGTTGTCGCGATCCCATCGTTTTGTACGCAAGCGGTGCAAATACCCAGGTGATAGGGTACCTGAACGGCAGGTACCGCATCTTTGGCGAGACGCTCGACATCGGGATTGGCAATGCGCTGGACAAATTCGCCCGGTCAAAAAATCTCCCGCATCCGGGAGGCCCTATCATCGAAGCGCAGGGAAAACAGGGGCAGTATATTGAACTCCCGTACACGGTGAAGGGAATGGATCTGGCCTTCTCCGGCCTTGTCTCTGCTGCAAAGGACAGCAAGGCATCAATGCCGGATGTCTGCTACAGCCTGCAGGAGACCGCGTTTGCAATGTGCGTGGAAGTCGTTGAACGGGCTATGTCGCTTGCCGGGAAAAATGAAGTACTGCTTGTTGGGGGTGTAGGGGCAAACAGGCGCCTCCAGGAAATGCTCCGGATAATGTGCGAGGATCGCGGTGCGCAATTCTTTGTTCCCGAGCAGAAATATCTTGGCGACAACGGGGCAATGATCGCCTATACCGGGAAGATGATGCTGGAGAGCGGGCTTATCACGCCAATAGAATCCTCACAGGTCAATCCCTCATTCCGCTCGGATGAGGTCGCGGTTACCTGGAAACACGATGCCCCCCCTGCACACGTCGCGGTTCAGCCCGGTAACGGCACACAGAAGCGGGGGGCAGAAGCCGTCATCACATTTCACGATGGCCTTGCAGAGAAGAGGAGGGTCTCGAAACGTTACCGCGTGGCAGCACTCGATAAGCGCCTGATCGCGGAAAGAACACGGGCGGAAGCCCGCCTCATCCACACAGCCCGCAAAAGTGGCGTACCCACACCCATCATGAGCGACATCACTGCTGATACCATCGTCATGGAAGAAATTCAGGGAACCCTGCTCACCCACGCACTGCACGAATCCACGGTCATGGAAGCCGGCAGGATGGTAGGCAGACTTCACAAGGCGGGCATCATGCACGGAGACCTCACGACAAGCAACCTGATCCTTCGAAAAGGCGACAGGAAATGCGTTCTGATCGACTTCGGGCTTGCACAGGCAACCACCGAGATCGAGCAGCGGGGCGTTGACATCCATGTGCTGTTCCAGACCCTTGAGAGCACCGCACCTGAGCAGGCAGATGCACTCAAAGCAGTCTTTATTGCAGGGTATACGGAAACGTTCGATGGTGCTGCTGATGTGATTCATCGCGAACACGAGATCGAACTGAGGGGAAGATACCTGTGA